The segment tctcttaaaatttaaatttatgatAATCTTTGCATCtgttaatatataaaaactgcATCATAGGAAAATCTAACACTAAACACCTATAATTCTTGGTCACTAAACCGATTGGTTTCCACATAAGATAATGCTTTGCCATAAACATGTAATGTTGGAAGCTTTGGGGAGTGTTCTTATGCAAATGGCATATTTCTAACTATGTGTCATCAAATCTAATGACCTCTTCTTTTATAGTTTGATATGATTCGTTTTTTTTTACGGATATTAATCCGTATAAAGTAATTGAATCAAAGCCAGTAATTGCCATCCAAGCATCGAATCTAATGACCTCTTCTTttattattccatttttttcaaaatatttatagaaacgAAAAGTTTCAATggttaagatttttttttaaatttcctaTTTATGTTATTGGCCCTAGAAGAAAGTTTGCAGTTATTCAAAAATCTCTCGACcgtttattcatttttattatcaaCGGTTAATTACTTGTGTGAGAGACACAGATATGTGCTTCATGACTCACTTATCAAAATATCTCCCAccatttatttttactattgTAAATCAccgatatataaatatatttaatctaattactTTTTGCAGTATGGTGTACTAAGCCTGAAACAGCTAATATAAGTGTCTACACAAACCCCACACCTCATGTCGTAGTgagttgctgacaaaaaaaaacataaagcatCTAATATAATCGATCGAGCTTAGACTCTTAGATTCCAACTTTGCAAAACCGATTAGTTACAATTTCTTTGAATTTAAATGAAGTTCCCAAGTTCAGCTAAAAATTCTGCATATATAACACATTTATAACCCTATTAAAATCCCGTTTTCAGAAATATGAAGTTAAGGACTCACATTCTTGATAGCATAGATATATTTGAATAAAGCGAAAGCTAAGAATGcacttttatataaaatagtaatggtggatttaaataaaattatctaaaaacgTTACCACTTTTTATGACCGGTTTTCCGTACATGcatattttaaactattataaCTTTTGCTTTGTACaccaaattatgttttaaagtgGGGCTAGGCGACGAAGTGCTGGAACACACTCTAAGCCTAGGCGAGCGCTTAGGGACGCCTTTGGTACCAGAGGCGCAACTACACAAGAAAACATAAAGTTAGCCGTCTTTGTTGATCCTAAACCATGTTAGCActttttgtaattataaaacCACGTAGAGGCAAGAGTGAATATATAAGGCTATATATGCAAAGAGTTTTAGTTAAGACTTGTAATTAACTTTATTAGGTTTTTATTAGGTACGACGAGGCTTTGCTGAGCTAGCACTTTTGTTAAACGGCCTAACCTCATTTATGCTCAGCCTGACCTCCCCTTAAGCCTAGGTTTAGTCTGCGCTTTTTAACACATGCTGCAATGGCTCACAAAACGTGTCTGACTTGCAAATCGCCTGTTTTATTGTAGTGATTCATCCCTTAAGCATTGGCTCTTGACCTTGATCAATAGGTGACTACATCTGACTATGTACTAGAACTTGAAAGCTTATCATCTTTTACAACAATATAGTTGTTTATCTGCATTTACATCTTATACAAAGTTAGATTGGATTTTAAGAATTAGTGGGTCGCTGGCATCAGTCTCTCTTTACAGCTAGTGGTAACATCCTGTGATAAGAAAACCTAATAATCCTGTTCAATTATAATGGTACTAGTTAGGTAAAGcagcaaaatatatataagattaatcTGTAAAAGGGATACAACTGGAATGGATTTATATATTCATGAAGcttaaacaagaatgttgggaAGTAACTATACAACTTACAGAACTTATCAAAAGTTACTATAAAAGTTGCTATCCTTATGAGAATCCATTATCTTTTAAGTAAACATCATTGTCCAACACTAACTAACTCCCCCCTTAATCACGTGTGTTTTGTACTAATTAATCTTCATTAGCTTCTCTGCCTATATAATATGAACTCCATCCTAAGGTTAGAACAACTCAAATCCAGAACAAGCCATTACCTCTGTTCCATCTATATACCGAGATGGAAAGCTTGGTGATTCCTACGCAAGAAGTTCATATCGATATCGATGACTCGCTATCGATCAGTAAAGAGAGAAACACTGACCTCGTTCATGCCAAACCCATTGTTCTAATGTCTATTTTGAGTGGTCTCCATGCGGGCTATTTCAGAATAAGCCTCTCTCTCTGCAGCCAAGCTCTGCTGTGGAAGATAATGATTGCACCTGATTCAATGAGCATGTCCCATTTGCATAGCAATCTCCCGTCTATGGCATTCCATCTCCTGTGGTACTTAGCACTTGCAACACAAGTGTTACTCTGTCTTTTGTATGCGTTGaagtgttttttcttctttgacATGGTGAAGGAAGAGTTCTCCCATTATATTGGAGTGAACTATCTTTACGCTCCATCCATCTCATGGCTTATCTTGCTTCAGTCAGCTCCCATGATGGAACCACAAAGCATTTTGTATCAGACATTATTCTCGGTGTTTGCTCTTCCGGTCTTGACCCTCGACACAAAGCTTTATGGCCAGTGGTTCACCACAGAGAAAAGGTTTTTGTCGATGATGGCAAACCCGGCAAGCCAAGTATCAGTAATAGCAAACCTAGTGGCTGCAAGGGGAGCAGCAGAGATGGGTTGGAGAGAGTGTGCTTTATGCTTGTTCTCGCTAGGGATGGTTCACTATTTGGTTATCTTTGTCACACTTTATCAACGCCTACCAGGTGGAAACAACTTCCCGACCAAGCTGAGGCCagttttcttcttgttctttgcTGCACCAGCCATGGGAAGTTTAGCTTGGAACTCTATTTGTGGAAGCTTTGATCCTCTAGCAAAGATGTTGTTCTTTCTTTCAATCTTCATCTTCATGTCTCTGGTAAGTTTACAACATACCAAGAAATAGACATGACATCGTATGACAAGACATATAAcctttttttgtatttttattaacattttCAGGTCTGTAGGCCAAATCTTTTCAAGAAGTCAATGAAGAGATTCAATGTCGCATGGTGGGCTTACTCGTTTCCAATCACCTTTCTTGCTTTAAACTCAGTTCAGTATGCACTGGAGGTGAAAGAACAGGTCGCTGCTGGATTAATGCTCATCTCCTCATCTATCTCAGTTTTGATTTTCCTCGGTTTGATGATACTGACCGCAGCAAACAGCAATCGACTACTCAGACGTGATCCTGTTCTCGGTTCTGTTACTAGTCCAAAAGTCAAGTCAAGGCAAAGAAGCTAGTCTTCTTAAGATTTTCCACTTACAAAACCAagtgcttgtttttttttttttggtaaacatgttAAAGATTATATTACCAAACCCAAGTGCTTGTTTTTTCATAGCTTCCATGTTCTTTTTTTATGTGTACTCTTTCAATGTATTGATGCAACCACCatggttttaagttttaaccaGAGATGGCTTACTAGTAATAAATGGTGCGATCGTCATGAAACTTTTCCCTAACTGCAAAGAAGCGATGCATCTTTGCAGTTCAATATTTTCCAGCAAGAATTTCATTGGAAAAACttggttatatttttcttttgtattttgatttcaatatatttataatagttattcgcaattagttatatatattgttgtaaAATAAATGTGATATCAACATACtgactttttataaaaatataacagaGATTTAATTGTATGTTCCATAGAGTGTTGTTTGATGCTTAAAATGACCATGGTTTCTTTTGATAAATCATTAAGTTAGaataattatatacaatattagttttattttaaatatatttcaatattttattttagttagaaTTAAGATTTTCAATAcctttttgtaaatatttgtttatatttacttatctttcgagttttaataaatccacctatatattaaaagagaagtcattttAGTGAGGTCTGGTGACGTGTcgttcataggtgaagtttcaaaagaattgttataatttgattggtcgatttttttaatttttatttatttaaattagatctaaaaatttaaagtaagtctataaacatttaacatcacttgccatataatctaaagaatattacaattaACAATTTCTGGcaactaattctcgaaattatagaaagattaataatgttttatttattacttttaatatttataaactataaaatataatgaacaaatttttatataagataaatataataGTTGTATACtttacttgatgaattgtattcgaatataattatataataactattttaaatattacaaaatccaaacatgtttattaatatgatttttaaattatttatcgttgtttacagaataaatatatcagaattttaaaattatttatataatgttataaagtatttataaaaatataaattctactatatattgattgagaaatcacataagtgattttttattagGTGTTGATCATAAATaaactcttcaaattgttatagGTTGATTGACCGAtgatctttaattttatttattataattatatctaaaaggaaaggataatTGAATTACCACTCCCcaaataatatacataatattagaaataattatttatggtaactaattgttgaaactatgaaagagtaataatgcgatcaatgttttatatatttataaattacataaaataataaacaaaaatgtttatttgaattgatataatgattttatattcgtatagaaagaattatatttgtatataaagtatcataataactattaatgtctaataattcaatgcatgctttataaatcatttataaaattataaatatatttataaaattatttatattggcttatcagatgttttaaattattataagaagttctaagtcatttattgaagcttatacattaatttataaaatgtattttgaaaatttatcctcctattacaatattttgatttttttaatttttttgttaaaattctccaactatgtttacttagtgtagaaaccactaaactaaagatttactggtagtaatggtaattatgacctgttagagtttaattcattaaataaagttagtttatgggtttttcgttaaatacttagtttgagggtttttacccaaaacaaacttagttgaagggttttaacgttaaaatttcttattctttccttattatctattatttaaatccttatagtgggatttgttttatcttctttccgaatatcatgcatttaatatttaaatatatatatagcaagatTTAAGTTAccaaattatgtatatataataaccagaatatctttaaaattttattagaagatattctatctcatagctgaattaaaatttattagagtATATTTTATCTCATAACTTCTCTTGAAAACTAGgtcatttagaaacttaaactaattttctatataaactTAAACTAGGCCACCCCTATTAGTTTCACTcatctatcttttaagttttcatatgtttttgatcgttctaatttaaattctacttttgtGATATTGCGCAGATGTATGATAATCAATAACTCATAGACGGAAACACCATTACTGGTAATTTTATGGgagattcttcttctccgtttatttttgttctcttcctctccatgttgtatctctatctatatttttacatcagtagtgattcaactaacaaaaagaaacgactctgtttatccaggaactgatcatccctttcgaaaaaggtaattcttttttataaagttaaatcacttatcaagaatataatataagatgtgtatgctaatcaagtgtaatttatttattgtgcgtgatcctcttcggtacgtctgagagccaaatgtaatctcaaagcttcttaaaaactttgaaactcattgacgttgtcctatcaattatataatttgttatcttttggggattgtttacatctttaaatatttttgttagaattacctcttttctgtctcaaggcttagagaaggaaaccgtaaatcatctatgttgttacaatgaaaccaatgataataaatctcaggtaattcaaattaatctctcttttatatttcatggctgacttttttttttgggtttatgcgtgaaatatttgttttttctcaattatatttttctgatgttttaTGATTAGTGTTAAATGTGATCGTTTGAAGCATAATGCATTCTCAGAACACACTTCCATGATAAACACTTCTATGTAAATTGTGTCAATTATGTTAGTGATTTTGCATCTGAGTATTTTGACTGATGTTCCAAGAGAGAAAGCGTATCATCTCAAACCGAGATTGTTGGGAAAGGTAATTGGTTTATAGATGTAATTGGATAATTGACATCTAAAGAATACATTTTATTAGATAGTACCAAGCAgtctttttaaactttttgaacTCTAACTTTTTAAACTAATAGAATAATCATGCTTAACCTATAAGCAGTTCAAAGAGTTATATATCTAAAGGATACACTTTATCAGATATAAATGATACGTTTTATTAGATAGTATCAAGCAGTCCTTTTAAACTCAAACAATGCCATGTTCTGAGTTGTACACATTGTATTGACCTTTTTTTTCCTTGCGGTGTGT is part of the Brassica rapa cultivar Chiifu-401-42 chromosome A09, CAAS_Brap_v3.01, whole genome shotgun sequence genome and harbors:
- the LOC103838410 gene encoding S-type anion channel SLAH1-like translates to MESLVIPTQEVHIDIDDSLSISKERNTDLVHAKPIVLMSILSGLHAGYFRISLSLCSQALLWKIMIAPDSMSMSHLHSNLPSMAFHLLWYLALATQVLLCLLYALKCFFFFDMVKEEFSHYIGVNYLYAPSISWLILLQSAPMMEPQSILYQTLFSVFALPVLTLDTKLYGQWFTTEKRFLSMMANPASQVSVIANLVAARGAAEMGWRECALCLFSLGMVHYLVIFVTLYQRLPGGNNFPTKLRPVFFLFFAAPAMGSLAWNSICGSFDPLAKMLFFLSIFIFMSLVCRPNLFKKSMKRFNVAWWAYSFPITFLALNSVQYALEVKEQVAAGLMLISSSISVLIFLGLMILTAANSNRLLRRDPVLGSVTSPKVKSRQRS